A window of Streptomyces sp. NBC_01142 genomic DNA:
ACACTGCAGCTCGAAGCGAAGACGAAACTCCGTACGCCTGCCTGCTGTGCGGTGGCGGCCAGCCGGCCCGCGGCTATCTCGTTGACGGAATGGGCGGCCTCCGGCTGGAGGTTGGCGCACGCGTCGTTGGACAGGCCGGCAAGGTGCACCACGCAGTCGAAGCCGGTCAGATCGGTGACGGTGAGGTCGCGGACGTCCTGGAAGAGGTGGCCCGCGGCGTGGTCACCGTCGGCCGTGCGGTCCTGGAACAGCCCGATGTCGAGCGATGTCACCTCGTGGCCCGCACGCCTCAGACTCGGCCCGACGACCTGGCCGATATAGCCGAGCGCGCCCGTCAGCAGAATCCTCATGACCTCACCCGCTCACTCATCACGCTCGCCGCCATCTGCGCGACGTCCCCGTCGCCGAATGTGTGCGCCGGGCCCGCGCAGAGCTCTGCCGCGATGTCCGCGAGTTCCCGCGCGTCCAGCTCCGACAGGCTGTTGTGTCCGGCCCGCAGGCTGTCCGTCATCGCCTCACGGTCGGGCCCGGGGAATCTGTCGAGGACCGTGTAGGCCAGTTCGTAGAGGAAGTGGCGCCGGTGCAGGGCGCGGGACCAGTACTGCTCCGTCCGCACCGTCCGCTCCGCCTCCTCCGCCCAGGACACGGCGGGTAATTCGTGCAGGCTCCGGAGGAATCCTTCGGCCAGTACGTCTCCGGTCTCCTCCGCCGCGGCCCGGCGGCCGGTGCCGCCCGGGCCCGTACCGACCTCCACCTGACGCACATCACCGAGCCGCCCGATCTCGTGGCGGCACAGCGCGGGCCACATGAAGAACCAGTCCTCGTTGTAGATGTCCGGGAAGACGCCGTCGTACGTCGTCCGGGTGGCCAGGCAGCTGCCCGAGATGAACGGGGTGACGAGGCCGGCGTGGCCCATCACCTTGTAGAGCATCGAATGGTCGGCGACTCCGACGGAAGGCCGGGCCACCACGGTGTAGCGGCCGAGCGCGGCCACCATCGCCTCCAGGTCGGCCGCGGTCACCTCGACGTCGTCGTCGATGAACACCACCGCCTGATAGCCGCCCGATCGCCCCATCGCCAGCCCGATGTTGCGCTTGGCCGACAGGTCCGGATGAGGAGTGCCGAAGGACCGGCCCACGTTCGGGTAGGGGCCCGTC
This region includes:
- a CDS encoding glycosyltransferase family 2 protein; the protein is MTTTAALPDHRALLSDATGAAALRGTGPQRVLVVVPTKGRPERVRRQVAALPAGYDVAVLATAAEDLPSDLPERSGLMRRTGPYPNVGRSFGTPHPDLSAKRNIGLAMGRSGGYQAVVFIDDDVEVTAADLEAMVAALGRYTVVARPSVGVADHSMLYKVMGHAGLVTPFISGSCLATRTTYDGVFPDIYNEDWFFMWPALCRHEIGRLGDVRQVEVGTGPGGTGRRAAAEETGDVLAEGFLRSLHELPAVSWAEEAERTVRTEQYWSRALHRRHFLYELAYTVLDRFPGPDREAMTDSLRAGHNSLSELDARELADIAAELCAGPAHTFGDGDVAQMAASVMSERVRS